One Methanocaldococcus villosus KIN24-T80 genomic window carries:
- the serS gene encoding serine--tRNA ligase — protein MKFDLEGKIVFSKDLNDDAKKAVIDVIKDADKIFLKGVPKGKEHEASKIVDYNIEGNILKLRIISGRYSRAHDAIIRLKKQLAQRLGKEFKIGARKVEIDKYVVEVEGGRKDIKIPECKVNYINDKVILIFENLSESDLKRNIVDRAIKLVLKNDEEDLTKTVCKIPPGTVIRKYKSKRKISFIEPTELAEQKGWIKKFPGRGQWIYLPPMASLFRAFENMIVERIKKIGFIEALFPKLIPLEIMYKMRYLEGLPEGMYYVSPPKREPELFKEFVNEMMVKKEIPIEKLKKLLRDPSYVLAPAQCEPFYQLFEGEIIDVDNPIKLFDRSGWTYRWEGGGARGLDRVNEFLRVECVWIGKPEDVEKIREETLKCAENLAETLDLSYWVEVGDDPFYLEGRKKEEREIEFPDVPKYEMRLETKEEKGVAVVSANVHGTHFVEGFRIKDYKNRRVWTGCTGFGITRWVYGFLSQYGFNYDDWPDEIKKRVEKIETVKMITWP, from the coding sequence GTGAAATTTGATTTAGAAGGGAAGATAGTGTTTAGTAAAGATTTAAATGATGATGCTAAAAAGGCAGTTATTGATGTCATTAAAGATGCTGATAAGATATTTTTAAAAGGAGTTCCAAAAGGAAAAGAACATGAAGCTTCAAAGATAGTAGATTATAACATTGAGGGGAATATTTTAAAGCTAAGAATCATTTCTGGTAGGTACAGTAGAGCACATGATGCCATAATAAGGCTAAAAAAACAGTTAGCTCAAAGATTAGGTAAAGAATTTAAAATAGGAGCTAGAAAAGTTGAGATTGATAAATATGTAGTTGAGGTTGAGGGAGGAAGGAAAGATATAAAAATTCCAGAATGTAAAGTTAATTATATTAATGATAAAGTAATTTTGATATTTGAGAATCTTAGTGAGAGTGATTTAAAAAGGAATATAGTTGATAGGGCAATAAAGTTAGTTTTAAAAAATGACGAAGAAGATTTAACAAAAACTGTATGTAAAATTCCTCCAGGGACTGTTATAAGGAAGTATAAATCTAAGAGAAAAATTAGTTTTATTGAACCTACAGAATTAGCTGAACAGAAAGGATGGATAAAGAAATTTCCTGGTAGAGGGCAATGGATTTATCTACCACCTATGGCCTCACTCTTTAGAGCTTTTGAAAATATGATTGTTGAAAGAATAAAGAAAATAGGTTTTATAGAAGCTTTATTTCCTAAGCTAATACCACTAGAAATTATGTATAAAATGAGATACCTTGAAGGGCTACCTGAAGGTATGTATTATGTATCTCCTCCAAAAAGAGAACCTGAACTTTTTAAAGAATTTGTGAATGAAATGATGGTTAAGAAAGAAATTCCTATTGAAAAATTAAAAAAATTGTTAAGAGATCCTTCTTATGTGTTAGCCCCTGCACAGTGTGAGCCTTTTTATCAGCTGTTTGAAGGAGAGATAATAGATGTGGATAATCCAATAAAATTATTTGATAGAAGTGGGTGGACATACAGATGGGAAGGAGGAGGGGCTAGAGGTTTAGATAGAGTTAATGAATTCCTAAGAGTTGAATGTGTTTGGATAGGAAAACCAGAAGATGTTGAAAAAATTAGAGAAGAGACATTAAAATGTGCTGAAAACTTAGCTGAAACTTTAGATTTAAGTTATTGGGTGGAAGTAGGGGATGATCCTTTCTATTTAGAAGGTAGGAAAAAAGAGGAGAGGGAGATAGAGTTTCCTGATGTACCAAAGTATGAGATGAGGTTGGAAACTAAAGAAGAAAAAGGTGTTGCTGTAGTTTCAGCTAATGTTCATGGAACACATTTTGTTGAAGGTTTTAGAATAAAGGATTATAAAAATAGAAGAGTTTGGACTGGATGTACTGGTTTTGGAATTACAAGATGGGTTTATGGCTTCCTATCTCAATATGGATTTAACTATGATGATTGGCCAGATGAAATAAAGAAGAGAGTGGAAAAAATTGAAACTGTAAAAATGATAACATGGCCATAA
- a CDS encoding DUF354 domain-containing protein — protein sequence MSVWIDLTNAPHVHFFIQLIRKLEREGIDYFITYRMSKHLKELINLYNIPAICVGKHGKDIKDKLIQYANRVKKLSKIISKINPKVAVAKHSVELPRVAFGLNIKTIFVVDNEYAEAQNRLTLPLVDKIIKPIPTNKWLLEKYGGREFLEFDGVCEMANVNARLKNIDHNILKRLNISNDKPIIIMRPCPNSSYCNEKDILPEIIKEIKKRFDCYIIAFPRTKKQEILYKKLNTIVPKTLDNISLLYHSNAMIGAGGTMNRESAIIGITTVSCYPKELLGVDKYLIEKGRMIHTFDISEIIDYLENNLDKRKKVLKLEDPTEMIFKEICKVIE from the coding sequence ATGAGTGTGTGGATTGATCTAACAAATGCCCCACATGTGCATTTTTTTATACAACTTATAAGAAAGCTTGAAAGAGAAGGAATAGATTATTTTATAACTTATAGAATGTCAAAACATTTAAAAGAGTTAATAAACCTTTATAATATCCCTGCTATCTGTGTAGGAAAACATGGAAAGGATATAAAAGATAAACTTATTCAATATGCAAATAGGGTTAAGAAGTTATCTAAGATCATATCAAAAATTAATCCAAAAGTAGCTGTAGCAAAACACTCTGTTGAATTGCCAAGAGTAGCTTTTGGTTTAAATATAAAAACAATTTTTGTCGTTGATAATGAATATGCTGAAGCTCAGAATAGATTAACATTGCCTTTAGTGGATAAAATAATAAAACCTATTCCTACAAATAAGTGGCTGTTAGAAAAGTACGGTGGTAGAGAATTTTTGGAGTTTGATGGAGTGTGTGAAATGGCAAATGTTAATGCAAGATTGAAAAATATTGACCATAATATCTTAAAAAGATTAAACATTTCAAATGATAAGCCCATAATTATTATGAGACCATGTCCAAATTCATCTTATTGTAATGAGAAAGACATTTTACCAGAGATTATTAAAGAGATTAAAAAGAGATTTGATTGTTATATAATAGCATTTCCAAGAACAAAAAAGCAGGAAATTTTATATAAGAAGCTTAACACCATAGTTCCAAAAACTTTAGATAACATATCTCTTCTTTATCACTCTAATGCCATGATAGGGGCTGGAGGGACAATGAATAGGGAGAGTGCTATTATTGGCATAACAACAGTTTCTTGTTATCCAAAAGAACTTTTAGGAGTTGATAAATATCTAATAGAGAAAGGTAGGATGATTCATACATTTGATATAAGCGAAATTATAGATTACTTAGAAAATAATTTAGATAAGAGAAAGAAGGTTTTAAAATTGGAAGATCCTACTGAAATGATATTTAAAGAAATTTGTAAGGTGATAGAGTGA
- a CDS encoding molybdopterin molybdotransferase MoeA gives MIKKLTSFKEAEKKVFSKIDSYVKNKIKIVPLIDAINKVSAEEIIANENLPYFNKAAMDGYAVIAEDTYGASYTNPIILELSNDVEHGKAKKVFTGDPIPDNTNAVIMKEFCREENGLLEIYKTVHPNENVAKIGEDVKKGDVIINKHEKITPYHINLLASLAIKEIAIYDLKFGIIATGDELEDLENANLEKLKRTKKIVNSNSYMLYALIKDLGFDGKIYGIVRDDKDMLKEMIKKALKENDFIITTGGTSVGDRDLTVKAIKELGNIILHGVNIRPGKPFGLGEVNNKLIFLLSGYPVASAVQFELFIYRYFLKRKSVVLPLKRSLASELGRVDFVRVKIDSGVEPIRISGSGVITSLVKCDGYILIPENVEGYEKGEMVEVFIL, from the coding sequence ATGATAAAAAAACTAACCTCATTTAAAGAAGCTGAAAAAAAAGTTTTTAGTAAAATAGATAGCTATGTAAAAAATAAAATAAAAATAGTTCCATTAATAGATGCAATAAATAAAGTATCTGCTGAGGAGATTATAGCTAATGAAAACTTACCATATTTTAACAAAGCTGCTATGGATGGGTATGCTGTTATAGCTGAAGACACATATGGAGCTTCATATACAAATCCAATTATTTTAGAACTTTCTAATGATGTTGAACATGGGAAAGCTAAAAAGGTATTCACTGGAGATCCCATTCCAGATAATACAAATGCTGTTATTATGAAAGAGTTTTGTAGAGAAGAAAATGGATTATTAGAAATTTATAAAACTGTCCATCCTAATGAAAATGTAGCTAAAATTGGTGAAGATGTAAAAAAAGGAGATGTTATTATAAATAAACATGAAAAAATAACTCCTTACCATATAAATTTATTAGCATCTTTAGCTATAAAGGAGATAGCAATTTATGATTTAAAATTTGGGATTATAGCTACAGGAGATGAGTTAGAAGATTTGGAAAATGCTAACTTGGAGAAATTAAAAAGAACAAAAAAAATTGTTAATTCTAACAGTTATATGCTATATGCTTTAATAAAAGATCTTGGATTTGATGGAAAAATATATGGAATAGTAAGAGATGATAAAGATATGTTAAAAGAGATGATAAAAAAAGCTTTAAAAGAGAATGATTTCATTATCACTACTGGAGGGACTTCAGTAGGGGATAGAGATTTAACAGTTAAGGCTATTAAAGAATTGGGAAATATTATCCTACACGGTGTAAATATTCGCCCAGGAAAACCTTTTGGTCTTGGAGAGGTTAATAACAAATTAATATTCCTCCTATCTGGCTATCCTGTAGCTTCAGCAGTACAGTTTGAACTATTTATATATAGGTATTTTTTAAAAAGAAAAAGTGTAGTCCTTCCATTAAAAAGAAGTTTAGCTAGTGAGCTTGGTAGGGTGGATTTTGTAAGAGTAAAGATTGATAGTGGAGTAGAACCTATAAGGATTAGTGGTAGTGGAGTGATAACATCACTAGTTAAGTGTGATGGCTACATATTAATTCCTGAAAATGTTGAAGGATATGAAAAAGGAGAGATGGTAGAGGTGTTTATTTTATGA